A region of the Marmota flaviventris isolate mMarFla1 chromosome 3, mMarFla1.hap1, whole genome shotgun sequence genome:
GGTAGACAGGAAGGTTCTAGAAGGCAGGTGCCCAGAGaggcttttgggagacacttgcTGCCTGAGGAAACCCCTCTCTGCCTCTCTAAGCAAGTCTAGATCTGGGTTTTGAGACTGTCCTGCCCCTAGTTGGCCCAGCAGGAATCGGGGCTGCAGAATGTGGGTGGGTAGCCCCTACTTGGGTCTCAGGGCTGCTACAGGATTGCCAGCCCCTCAGACAGAGTCTAGGTTGAGTTCCCCATTCCCAGAGCCAGACTTAGTTTGGTATGTTAGAACGGGGGGTGGCCCTGCTAGCCCAAGACACACTCTTATATCTTCACATGTCCCTGCCCACCATCTTGCCACTGGGGTAGGGCCCTGTGTTCACCAGAGCTTGAGCTCAGTCCATGGTGTGCAACAGAGAGCTACCCAGCCCACAGGGGAAATGGCAGGGGAGCAGGGGTCGGGGAACCTCGGCCCTCTGCCTGACCTCCCCAACTGTTGCTGCCTGGCACCAGGTGCTTTCAGCCCGTGCTGACCCATGTGCAGATGCTGTGGGAGCTCATGCTTCTCGGGGAGCCCCTGGTGGTCCTGGCGCCTTCACCTGACGTGTCCTCAGAGATGGTGCTGGCCCTGACCAGGTATGAACCTCATGCACTGGACCATCCCGGCTGGGCCAGGCTGTCCCCCCTCACTTGACTCCTGCTGTCCCTGTCCTGTAGCTGCCTGCAGCCCCTCAAGTTCTGCTGTGACTTCCGCCCCTACTTCACCATCCATGACAGTGAGTTCAAGGAGCTCACCACACGCACCCAGGCCCCGTAAGTGCGCGTCCTCCCCACCTGCCCTGGCCACCGTCCCTGGACCTTTCTctgcctcttctctctccctctctctctctctctctctagaccAAACGTGGTCCTGGGAGTCACAAACCCTTTCTTTATCAAAACACTCCAGCACTGGCCCCATGTACTTCGAATCGGGGAGCCCAGGATGTCAGGTGAGGGGTCCTGGGGAGGTCCAGGTAGGGAACTCGGAAGCCTCACCCAGGTTGGGACTTGCAGGGGTCTGAACCCTATGACCTCTGGGCCTGCGAGTAGTCAGAGCTCTGGGCACTGAGGCCTGGCCACTGCACATGTCTCGCAGGGGACCTTCCTAAGCAGGTCAAGCTGAAGAAGCCCTCCAGACTGAAGACTGTTGACACTAAGCCAGGTCTGTGCCCGGCTGGGGTCCCTCTGCTGCTGAGGGTCCCGTTTTGCCCTTGGCGggtctccctcctctccttccactCAGAGGCTTCACGGGGTGAGGTGGGAGAATATTCTCCTCTGTGACCGTGTAGTgtctgggatgggctggggtggggtgtgcAGGGGCTGCAGGAGTGTGGGGGGGGGTCCCTGAAGGACAGAAGGACAGCCCAGCTCTCTCCTCCTACCAGGCCTCTACACCTCCTACACAGCCCACCTGCACCGGGACAAGGCGCTGCTCAAACGGCTGCTCAAGGTGCGGGTTGCTGGGAGGCGCTGGATGTAGGGTGCTGGTGTGCTCTGGAGGGCCATGTGGGCTCAGGCTGCTTTGGGGCTCAGCCCCGGACTCCTTCCTGCAGGGTGTGCAAAAGAAGCGGCCGTGGGACATGCAGAGTGCCCTGCTGAGGCGGCACCTCCTGGAGCTCACGCAGAGCTTCATCATCCCCCTGGTGAGGCCTGGACAGGAGGGGAGGGCGGCAGAGGGCTCTGACCCCAGGCTCACTCCCCTCCCACCCACAGGAGCATTACATGGCCAGCCTCATGCCACTGCAGAAGAGCATCACACCCTGGAAGGTGGGGTCCAGAGGGTTCTGGGAATGGTGGATTTTGTCCCCATCTCAGAGAAGTGAAGGGTGGGGTAGACGTCTACATGGagcagaggtggggagggaggtagTGCACAAGTCACCAGGGGTCCCTCACAGGGCAGAGAAATGGGGAGGCCACAAGAAAGGGGTCTGACAAGCCCTGGAGGGGCTTCTGCCTGGGAAGGGCCATCCAGGGATCTGACAGGTCCTGTGAGGAGGTTCCCAGCCCCCAACATGCAGGACCTGTGGGGCTGTGCTCCCCAAGCACCGAGCTCACCTGGCCCCCGTCTCAGACCCCTCCCCAGATCCGCCCCTTCCATCAGGAGGACTTCCTGCAGAGCCTGGAGCATGCAGGACCCCAGCTCACCTGCATTCTCAAGGGCGACTGGCTGGGCCTCTACAGGTTGGTAGATGGTGGACACAGGCTGCCCATGGCCACCCTTGGCACACTGGAACAACCCCACAGCTGCTGCTACTTACCACCCACAGGCGATTTTTTAAGTCACCCCATTTTGACGGCTGGTACCGGCAGCGGCACAAAGAGATGGCCCAGAGATTGGAAGCACTGCACCTGGAGGCGATTTGTGAGGCGGTGAGGGAGGACCAGGGGTGAGAGGGTGGGCCCAATCCCAGACAGAGAGGGGGCCTCAGTGACAGAGAACCCCAAATGCCCCTGTCAGAACATCGAGACCTGGATGCAGGACAAGTCGGAGGTAGAAGTGGTAGACCTGGTCCTGAAACTTCGGGAGAAGCTGGTGAGACATCATCCTGTCCTGCCCAGCCACCACCTGTCCAGCAGGAGGGTTACATCTGCACCTGACAACCATtgcccttgcaggtgcgggcacaAAGCCACCAGCTGCCAGTGAAGGAGGTGACGTTGCAGCGGGCACAACTGTACATTGAGACGGTCATCGGCTCCCTGCCCAAGGATCTGCAGGCTGTCCTGTGCCCTCCCTAGGGTGGGGCAAGGTGTGCAGTCCCTGGAACCTGTCTGCCAAGCCCCTCCACCCTGGGGTGACCTTCAGCCAAGCCTGAGCTCCCAGCCTTTGCCCCCTTCCCAGGCTGTGGCCCCCCCTACTTTCACCACCTTTGTCCCAGCAGTAAACGTGACATTTGGAACCACAGCCTGGTCCCTGACTGTTGGGGGATTGTGTGCTGGCAAAACCTTGCCCCCCTCCTGGGCCCCACCTGCCCTCCATGGGCTACAGCCAGAGGGAAGTGGGAGGGGACTGAGCTTTGGGCGCACCCACTGCCCACCCCTCCTGGCGCCCATCTGCCCACACTCCATGTTTGAGGTGTCCTTTAGCCTCAGCAGGCCGCCCTGCCTAGGAAGGGGGTAGGCCTCTCCCCTCACCATCTGCCCACCCCTGCCTTGCCTGGGGACAAGAAGGGCACCTGGTCCACAGTCAGGCTCTTGAGGGCAGAGGTGACTTTGCCATGTGAGGACCTGTCCCCTGCCTGCCTGGGGCTGTGGTTTATTGGGGTGGGGGAATCCAGGGAAGTGTGAGGGCCCAGCAGGGCTGCTGGGAAAGGCTCTCCTGGCATGGCCCTGGCTCCCTCTCTTGAAGCACCCCACGGGGGGCTGGGCAGTAGTTCAGtaagagcacctgcctagcacacgtgaggccctgggttctatccccagcacctcaaaggCAAGAAACAAGACCTATCCCAGTGAGTACCATTTCCATGCTCTCCATACAGGCACCTGCCAGTGGCCTGCCTGGCTGTCCCCTTGTGTCCACCCCTGCCATGGAGCATCCTGACCAGCTCCCACAGCCTTGGGGTACAGCTGATCTCTGTGGCAGGAGTGAGGGTACCATTTCTGAGGTGCCACCTTTGGGTGTGGGTGTTCCCTTCATTCACCACCACCAGACCTGGGTCCGGTGAGGAACAGTGTCTCACCACTCAGCACAGGGTAGCAGCACCATCAGGGACCATGGGAGGACATGCACTGAGGTGTGGACCCAGAACTGCAGCCAAGTGTCGGTTGAGAATCACCTACTGGGAGCCTATGGGTGGGTCTCCTGACCACTCAGAACTTCAGTGTCCTTATCTGAAGACACTGAAACTAGACTATGTAGATGCCTCACAGGGCAGCTGCTGGGAGGCCCTGTCCACAGGGCCTGGCCCTGGGAGGCCTGAAAGGGGCACTGGTGGAACAGGCAGGTAGGCgtagggctgggggaggggatttTGCTTCTCTTCTGAAGCCCCAGGCAACTCAACTGTAAGGAATCCTGGCTCACATCCTCCTATGAAGCCAGGGTAGGCTGAGTGCTGCCTAGCTTTCCATGCTGGGCTTAGCCAAGTCCCCACGTGCCAAGGTGCTGGTCCAGTGTTCGTGAGTGCCAGCAGTATTTGCACAGACATCCACCCCCGACCACAGCTGctgtgcccattttacagatgagaaaactgaaacacaGGATGGGTGATGACGGGCAGATGAGCTAGGTCACTCCAGTGCAGGGTCAGAGGAGATGAATGTTGGCAACAAGAGTTTGGGTGTGTGGAGGTGAAGACTCCAGAGTGAAGAAGGGTGACACCAACTCCTAGTGCAGCCCCAGGCAGTACCCCCAACTATCTGGCTTGGGTATGCCACCTCCCTACTGAGAGCCTGGTCTCTAGGGTTTTTCCGAGGTGCTGGTGCCTTCCTGTGTGGCCAGCTGCAACGCTGACCTCCACAAGACGGGGCTGAGCAGACGACAGAGGTTCTGTTGAAGGGCCCACtgcaaagccaggtgcagtggcacatgcctttcattccagctactcaggaggctgaggcaggaggatcacaagttggaggccagccccagcaacttagaccctgtctcaaaataaaattttttaaaaatgagctcagaacgtaattcagtggtagagcactttcctagcagcGTGATGGCCCGGCTTCATCCCCAGTGTCCCACACACACAACCTAAAACCGTGGCTTCAGCTGGGTCCTTCTGCCAGCTCCATCCTGTTGCTGCCTCCTGCTCTCCCAGGATGGCTGAGCTCTAAATGGCTTGGCCTCTGTCCCAAGCAGTGTCCTGGACCTGCCCTGCCTCCAAGCCAGGCCAAAGGTATACCCTGGAGGTAGAGGAAGGTCTACAGAGAGGTAGGGGTTCCAGCCCCCCAAAATTGGAGAGGGCTCTGAGCAGGCCTGTGGGGGTCAGGGAGGGCCGAGGGAAGTCACGCTGCAGAGCTGCTCCGGGGGCAGACAGGAAGGGTGGCTTTTTACCCTCCAGCTTCCTGTATTCTATTTCAAGACTCCTTTAATCTGGGATAGTGGCCTTCCAACATCTTTGGATTAAAATGTGATagtgcttatctttttttttttttaaataaaaagtttgcaGCCCTATTAGACCCTCGTAATTTTGGAGTACTCTGGTGGGGGGTGTTTGGCTGTCGTGACAGCTGCTGTTGTTCAGGACCCAGTTAGAGAAGGAGTGTGCTGGACAGGGTCAGGGCCTGGCGGCTTGGGACTGAGGGAAGACAGACAAACTGAAAGAACTAATGATTGACAGGTTCCCAATCATATCTGCAATGGTTTTATCTAGCTGGGGAAGGCTGAGTATTGGGGCAGGTGCCAGGGTGGGGGAGCACTGGAGGAGGAGATGcctgaggaagagagaagaggaagtaaATCATCTGCAAGGTTAAGAAGTCCTCAGAGAAAGGATGTCACAGAGTGGAGCCAGAGTAGGTTTAGGCCCCAAATCCTATCTGCAACTGGAGGGTCCGAATTAGATCTCCACCTTTTAAATCTAGAGAATCCCAGGAGCGTCAGGACTAGGGCATGGGGCGCTCAAGAGGCTGGAATTGGGGCCCTCAGGAAGAGTTTCTGTCCCTCTTACTGTCCTGGAAAAGAGGCAGATGAAGGGCCCTGAGTGACTTTTTGAGACTTTCCCAAGTGCCCTCTCTCCCTAGGAGGTTGGGCTGCTGTGGGTCCCGGTACAGGGTCAAGGTCAGGCAGCCCTCACCCAAAACGGCGGGATGGAACCGGCCTGTTCCCTTTTGGGGATGGGGCTGCTGCTGCCTGCTCATCTCAGAACGCATTGGGGACCTCTGGCATGCACGGGGTACCCCCTTAGTGCTAAGCCAGAGGCTTACCACCAGTGGACCGGGGCGTTCCGGAGAAGGTGCCCTGGCCCAGGAGACTCTACGGGAGGGAGCCAGTAGTCCTGGGACGGCGGCAGGTCAGGCAGGGTGCTGCCCGGCGCAAACCCCACGCAAACTCGTCCTGCGCGAGTCGCCGCTGAGCCCGGAGGCAGGGGCGCACCGGGGGCGCACGGGGAGAGCCGgccagccccgccccgccccgccctcccctccccttccaccaACCGCCccgtccctcccccacccctccccctctcccggtcctccctctcttctccccgGCGGGGGCGGGGCCCGCGGCTCCCGCGCGCTCCGGCCCCTCCTCGGCCACACAAAGGCCCGTCTCCATGGCAGCCGCGCGGTCCGGAGCGCTGCGCAGAGCGCGGCCCGGGCGCCATCGAGCCTCGTCGGCGGACGTGCAGGTACCGCGCTTGGGGACCGGGCCTGTGTGGGGAGTAGCACTGGGGCCGGGGCTTCGCGTCAGCGCTGCCCTGCTGTGGCCTGCCGCGCCCGGGCTCGGGGATCCGAGGCACTGCCGCTCAGAGGAGGGCGCCGCGGGCCTGCGCCGCGGCCGGTCGGGCCGGGGCCGGCTGCCCCGCCCCACGCGCCTCCGGGCGGCGGACGAGGCCTGCGGCGACGGGCGTTGGGAGACTGGCTGGGCCGGGCGGGGGCTCCGCAGTCTCTGGAGCCGCGTCTGACCCGATCTCGTTTCCGACCCTCCCTCTCTGCCCATGCCCCCACTCAGTGGCCGAGACCCTTGCAGCAGCGGCCGGCAGATCGCGTCGGTAGTGCGAAACCTCCGCGGCCCCAGCCCCCGCTAAACCTGCGCAGACACCTGGCTCTGCCGGGCTTTCCTCAGGAGCCGGACCCACCGTCAGGCCTCTGCAAGGCCTCCAGCCCCCAGGGACAGGGTTCCAGGGTGGAGGGCACCCGCGGCGGAGGAACCAACATCCAGCACTTCGCGAGGCCCCACGCCTCCTAGTAGGGTCTCCTCCGCCCCTCCTGGCGTGGTGTTTGGGTGGACACCAGGGACCCAAGAAGTCTTAGAACTTGGGGAGGGTGTTCAGCACTCAGGCCTTGCCCCACTGTTGGCCCTTCTCCTGAAGGGGACCCTTATGCATGGGCCGTCCCTCCCTCCTTCGAGGTCAGGCTGTTTGGCAAATTTGGGGGGTCCTGTGTCCTTTCTCTGGGGTCTCTGAGCTCAAGAGCCCTGGAGCTTCCTGCCACGTCACTTGCCTCCTCTTCCAGCTcctgggagaaggaaggaagggttcTGTCTGTGGCCACCATGGTAGTGGCAGGACTGGGGACTGAGGATGAGGCTAGGCCCCAAAGCTGATGGAACTTATGGGGCCAGGGGGATTCTCTGGGCTCTCAACTTGCCCTGGGGAAGTCTCTTTTGATTTCCAACTTCAGCCCAGCCCGTGTGCTGAGGGCTTTAAAGCTGAGCCTCTTcagaaatccccccccccccacatacacacacaacctaCTGTAGGAGTGCAAGATTGGGTCTGCCCAGAGATGGGGGCTCTCGGCTGACTGCACCCCCAGATAGTACCCTGGCACCCAGGGAGAACCAACCGGAAAGGCAGACTGTGGTGAGAGGAGTCCTCCTTCCCTGGTCCAGAGGAGAAGATTCCCAGAAAGGTGGGGGTCAGTCAGCTCTAGCAAGTTGCACAGAAATTACTAGACCAGACTGAGGAACAAGCAGGTGGGCTGGCAGTTCTgagccacccccccacacacacacacctctcaaACCCCACCACAAGGTCAGGGAGGCCTGATGTCTGGCCAGGGGCTCCTAGCCCCAAGAGCAGAGGGAAGTTACTGAGAAAAACAGGGTTTGGAATGTGAGTCCCCCCTCCCCCGCCGGCCGCCTGCCAAGAAGGAATTATTTTGGATTATCCAGCCGTGTCCAGCCACTCAAAGTGGGAGGCAGCCGTGAGAGAGGGATCCACTTCCGGGCCGTGGGTTGAGAGCCCCAAGAGGGAGGGACTGGCAAGTCCAGGCAGCTCCACCACCTCCTGAGGAGGCTGCTCAGACCGGTCAGGGAGGGGATGTGTCACCTTTGAGTTTGAGAAGGCCCCAAGGTCAACCCTAGCCTGCTCTGCAGTGGGCTCAGGCCCCCCTGAGGGAGGCCATGGTGGAGGAGGCATTCTGGGCACAGCTGGGGGACCTCCTTCATCCCATAACCCACACACCAGGGCCTCTGAGGCCACCCTACAGATCCAGGTTCAGGCACACCCCTCCGACAGGTCAAGGGGCCCCAGCAGGAGTGTTGATCAGGCTGGTAGGCAGATCCCTGGGGTCTCCTGCCAGCTGAACCTCACATCCTCTCGCCATCATTGAGGGGCAGCCCAGCCCTCACCTAGcaccccccatccccaccatGAGAATGTGGTGCTCCTCAGGACATCTCACAGgtgggagactgaggccagagaTGGTCCCTGAGGAGCCATCTGGGATGCTGCTGGGGTGGCTGCCTGGGACTGGAGGCTGCCGTGCTCCCTAGGAGGCTGTGTGCCCAGCAGCCACGCTGGGGAGACAGAGTGGGCAGCCGAGGCCCAAGGCAGGAAGCCCAGAGGCTTGGCCTTGGCCCAGGCAAGTGGAGCAGAAGAGACTGAATTGGAAGGCACTGGGTGGGCTGGCAGCCTGGGGAGGGGTCCATATGGCACACACCCCATCGCCACCAGGACATCAGCCATTCTGGGAACATTACCATGCCTCATCTTCTACCTGGTACCCACAAACTGAGGGTTAGTGCTGATGGCCCTCTGAATGCTGGGCATGGACAGGGGACACAGGAGGAAAGAGCTTCCAGCACCCTCCCTTGACATCACCCCTCCTCTGATAGGCAAGACCACACGGGATGCCAGGCCCCTGGCCTGGAGGGCTGCCGTGCTTTCTTGTGCCACTCCCCAgtccctcctgctgcagcctgccTCCTGCCTTGCCATGCAGGTGTGGGGAGTAGTCTTCCCTGTTGAAGGGTTCCTGTGCCCAGTCTGCCTGGAGGAATGAACTGGTCAGCAAGGGCTCAGTCCACCTGTGGAAGGGCCAAGGTGGCCCCCCAGCCTGACCTCCTTTCCTTGAGGTAGATTC
Encoded here:
- the Dennd6b gene encoding protein DENND6B isoform X3 is translated as MLSSKTKLVYPSDFQLTDKEKSSICYLSFPDSHSGCLGDTQFSFRMRQCGGQRSPWHADDRPYNGGAPVALQREPAHYLGYVYFRQVKDSSVRRGYFQKSLVLVSRLPFVRLFQSLLSLIAPEYFDKLAPCLEAVCNEIDQWPAPVPGQTLNLPVMGVVIQVHIPSRVDKLESKPPKPCDQENLLPAPVVLSSVHELDLFRCFQPVLTHVQMLWELMLLGEPLVVLAPSPDVSSEMVLALTSCLQPLKFCCDFRPYFTIHDSEFKELTTRTQAPPNVVLGVTNPFFIKTLQHWPHVLRIGEPRMSGDLPKQVKLKKPSRLKTVDTKPGLYTSYTAHLHRDKALLKRLLKGVQKKRPWDMQSALLRRHLLELTQSFIIPLEHYMASLMPLQKSITPWKTPPQIRPFHQEDFLQSLEHAGPQLTCILKGDWLGLYRRFFKSPHFDGWYRQRHKEMAQRLEALHLEAICEANIETWMQDKSEVEVVDLVLKLREKLVRAQSHQLPVKEVTLQRAQLYIETVIGSLPKDLQAVLCPP
- the Dennd6b gene encoding protein DENND6B isoform X1; amino-acid sequence: MEARAGAGPRRAGGVLGAAGPSSANRATRTPAAPWARFSAWLECVCVVTFDLELGQALEGSRRLPRKRKLVYPSDFQLTDKEKSSICYLSFPDSHSGCLGDTQFSFRMRQCGGQRSPWHADDRPYNGGAPVALQREPAHYLGYVYFRQVKDSSVRRGYFQKSLVLVSRLPFVRLFQSLLSLIAPEYFDKLAPCLEAVCNEIDQWPAPVPGQTLNLPVMGVVIQVHIPSRVDKLESKPPKPCDQENLLPAPVVLSSVHELDLFRCFQPVLTHVQMLWELMLLGEPLVVLAPSPDVSSEMVLALTSCLQPLKFCCDFRPYFTIHDSEFKELTTRTQAPPNVVLGVTNPFFIKTLQHWPHVLRIGEPRMSGDLPKQVKLKKPSRLKTVDTKPGLYTSYTAHLHRDKALLKRLLKGVQKKRPWDMQSALLRRHLLELTQSFIIPLEHYMASLMPLQKSITPWKTPPQIRPFHQEDFLQSLEHAGPQLTCILKGDWLGLYRRFFKSPHFDGWYRQRHKEMAQRLEALHLEAICEANIETWMQDKSEVEVVDLVLKLREKLVRAQSHQLPVKEVTLQRAQLYIETVIGSLPKDLQAVLCPP
- the Dennd6b gene encoding protein DENND6B isoform X4; the protein is MEARAGAGPRRAGGVLGAAGPSSANRATRTPAAPWARFSAWLECVCVVTFDLELGQALEGSRRLPRKRKLVYPSDFQLTDKEKSSICYLSFPDSHSGCLGDTQFSFRMRQCGGQRSPWHADDRPYNGGAPVALQREPAHYLGYVYFRQVKDSSVRRGYFQKSLVLVSRLPFVRLFQSLLSLIAPEYFDKLAPCLEAVCNEIDQWPAPVPGQTLNLPVMGVVIQVHIPSRVDKLESKPPKPCDQENLLPAPVVLSSVHELDLFRCFQPVLTHVQMLWELMLLGEPLVVLAPSPDVSSEMVLALTSCLQPLKFCCDFRPYFTIHDSEFKELTTRTQAPPNVVLGVTNPFFIKTLQHWPHVLRIGEPRMSGDLPKQVKLKKPSRLKTVDTKPGLYTSYTAHLHRDKALLKRLLKGVQKKRPWDMQSALLRRHLLELTQSFIIPLEHYMASLMPLQKSITPWKTPPQIRPFHQEDFLQSLEHAGPQLTCILKGDWLGLYRRFFKSPHFDGWYRQRHKEMAQRLEALHLEAI
- the Dennd6b gene encoding protein DENND6B isoform X2 — protein: MEARAGAGPRRAGGVLGAAGPSSANRATRTPAAPWARFSAWLECVCVVTFDLELGQALELVYPSDFQLTDKEKSSICYLSFPDSHSGCLGDTQFSFRMRQCGGQRSPWHADDRPYNGGAPVALQREPAHYLGYVYFRQVKDSSVRRGYFQKSLVLVSRLPFVRLFQSLLSLIAPEYFDKLAPCLEAVCNEIDQWPAPVPGQTLNLPVMGVVIQVHIPSRVDKLESKPPKPCDQENLLPAPVVLSSVHELDLFRCFQPVLTHVQMLWELMLLGEPLVVLAPSPDVSSEMVLALTSCLQPLKFCCDFRPYFTIHDSEFKELTTRTQAPPNVVLGVTNPFFIKTLQHWPHVLRIGEPRMSGDLPKQVKLKKPSRLKTVDTKPGLYTSYTAHLHRDKALLKRLLKGVQKKRPWDMQSALLRRHLLELTQSFIIPLEHYMASLMPLQKSITPWKTPPQIRPFHQEDFLQSLEHAGPQLTCILKGDWLGLYRRFFKSPHFDGWYRQRHKEMAQRLEALHLEAICEANIETWMQDKSEVEVVDLVLKLREKLVRAQSHQLPVKEVTLQRAQLYIETVIGSLPKDLQAVLCPP
- the Dennd6b gene encoding protein DENND6B isoform X5 — translated: MRQCGGQRSPWHADDRPYNGGAPVALQREPAHYLGYVYFRQVKDSSVRRGYFQKSLVLVSRLPFVRLFQSLLSLIAPEYFDKLAPCLEAVCNEIDQWPAPVPGQTLNLPVMGVVIQVHIPSRVDKLESKPPKPCDQENLLPAPVVLSSVHELDLFRCFQPVLTHVQMLWELMLLGEPLVVLAPSPDVSSEMVLALTSCLQPLKFCCDFRPYFTIHDSEFKELTTRTQAPPNVVLGVTNPFFIKTLQHWPHVLRIGEPRMSGDLPKQVKLKKPSRLKTVDTKPGLYTSYTAHLHRDKALLKRLLKGVQKKRPWDMQSALLRRHLLELTQSFIIPLEHYMASLMPLQKSITPWKTPPQIRPFHQEDFLQSLEHAGPQLTCILKGDWLGLYRRFFKSPHFDGWYRQRHKEMAQRLEALHLEAICEANIETWMQDKSEVEVVDLVLKLREKLVRAQSHQLPVKEVTLQRAQLYIETVIGSLPKDLQAVLCPP